A single window of Athene noctua chromosome 1, bAthNoc1.hap1.1, whole genome shotgun sequence DNA harbors:
- the LOC141956546 gene encoding galactosylgalactosylxylosylprotein 3-beta-glucuronosyltransferase 1-like isoform X2, with the protein MWQPRSLSKRDASALEALCSMLRRRNLLTTLLIALPWALLLTLWHQYPTTHYLSLLRKTDENVTSKALLNGTSALREEGLPSCIRQQQSIGATPKVIQNYVYSRPPPWSDTLPTIFVITPTYTRPVQKAELTRLANTFLHVQNLHWVVVEDSPRRTNLVSNLLEKAGLNFTHLNVETPKSLKLGLSWIPSHTPRGTLQRNLGLHWLRNSFSNTAPPEGVVYFADDDNTYSLELFEEMRYTRRVSVWPVAFVGGLRYESPKVSPAGKVVGWKTVFDPNRPFAIDMAGFAISIKLILEKPQASFKLEGVKGGYQETSLLKDLVTMDGLEPKAANCTKVLVWHTRTERPTLVNEGKRGFTDPRVEV; encoded by the exons AGAGATGCCTCGGCATTGGAAGCTCTCTGCAGCATGCTGAGGAGACGTAACCTTCTTACCACGCTCCTGATTGCCTTGCCATGGGCTCTTCTCCTAACCTTGTGGCACCAGTACCCAACCACCCACTACCTCAGCCTGCTGAGAA AGACAGATGAGAACGTGACCTCTAAAGCTCTCCTCAATGGTACATCTGCACTGAGAGAAGAAGGCCTCCCATCATGCATTCGGCAGCAGCAAAGCATAGGGGCAACGCCTAAAGTCATACAGAATTATGTGTACTCCAGGCCTCCCCCATGGTCAGACACCCTGCCGACCATCTTCGTTATCACCCCTACCTACACCCGGCCAGTGCAAAAAGCTGAGCTGACCCGTCTGGCCAACACCTTCCTACACGTACAGAACCTGCACTGGGTGGTGGTGGAGGACTCGCCCCGCAGGACCAACCTGGTATCCAACCTGCTGGAGAAGGCAGGGCTCAACTTCACCCACCTCAATGTGGAGACACCCAAAAGTCTGAAGCTGGGGCTGTCCTGGATCCCATCCCACACCCCAAGGGGGACACTGCAGAGGAACCTGGGGCTGCACTGGCTAAGGAACAGCTTCAGCAACACTGCACCACCTGAAGGGGTAGTGTATTTTGCCGATGATGATAATACCTACAGCCTGGAGCTATTTGAAGAG ATGCGCTACACAAGGAGGGTGTCAGTCTGGCCAGTGGCTTTCGTTGGAGGGCTGCGATATGAATCCCCAAAAGTGAGCCCAGCAGGGAAGGTGGTGGGCTGGAAAACCGTCTTTGACCCTAACCGGCCCTTTGCTATTGACATGGCTGGATTTGCGATCAGCATCAAGCTGATTTTGGAGAAGCCTCAGGCCAGTTTCAAGCTGGAGGGAGTTAAAGGAGGCTACCAGGAAACCAGTCTGCTGAAGGATCTAGTGACTATGGATGGGCTGGAGCCCAAAGCAGCCAACTGCACAAAG GTGTTGGTCTGGCACACAAGAACTGAGAGACCCACTCTGGTTAACGAAGGCAAGCGTGGATTTACAGACCCCAGAGTAGAGGTGTAA
- the LOC141956546 gene encoding galactosylgalactosylxylosylprotein 3-beta-glucuronosyltransferase 1-like isoform X1, with translation MWQPRSLSKRDASALEALCSMLRRRNLLTTLLIALPWALLLTLWHQYPTTHYLSLLRKETDENVTSKALLNGTSALREEGLPSCIRQQQSIGATPKVIQNYVYSRPPPWSDTLPTIFVITPTYTRPVQKAELTRLANTFLHVQNLHWVVVEDSPRRTNLVSNLLEKAGLNFTHLNVETPKSLKLGLSWIPSHTPRGTLQRNLGLHWLRNSFSNTAPPEGVVYFADDDNTYSLELFEEMRYTRRVSVWPVAFVGGLRYESPKVSPAGKVVGWKTVFDPNRPFAIDMAGFAISIKLILEKPQASFKLEGVKGGYQETSLLKDLVTMDGLEPKAANCTKVLVWHTRTERPTLVNEGKRGFTDPRVEV, from the exons AGAGATGCCTCGGCATTGGAAGCTCTCTGCAGCATGCTGAGGAGACGTAACCTTCTTACCACGCTCCTGATTGCCTTGCCATGGGCTCTTCTCCTAACCTTGTGGCACCAGTACCCAACCACCCACTACCTCAGCCTGCTGAGAA AAGAGACAGATGAGAACGTGACCTCTAAAGCTCTCCTCAATGGTACATCTGCACTGAGAGAAGAAGGCCTCCCATCATGCATTCGGCAGCAGCAAAGCATAGGGGCAACGCCTAAAGTCATACAGAATTATGTGTACTCCAGGCCTCCCCCATGGTCAGACACCCTGCCGACCATCTTCGTTATCACCCCTACCTACACCCGGCCAGTGCAAAAAGCTGAGCTGACCCGTCTGGCCAACACCTTCCTACACGTACAGAACCTGCACTGGGTGGTGGTGGAGGACTCGCCCCGCAGGACCAACCTGGTATCCAACCTGCTGGAGAAGGCAGGGCTCAACTTCACCCACCTCAATGTGGAGACACCCAAAAGTCTGAAGCTGGGGCTGTCCTGGATCCCATCCCACACCCCAAGGGGGACACTGCAGAGGAACCTGGGGCTGCACTGGCTAAGGAACAGCTTCAGCAACACTGCACCACCTGAAGGGGTAGTGTATTTTGCCGATGATGATAATACCTACAGCCTGGAGCTATTTGAAGAG ATGCGCTACACAAGGAGGGTGTCAGTCTGGCCAGTGGCTTTCGTTGGAGGGCTGCGATATGAATCCCCAAAAGTGAGCCCAGCAGGGAAGGTGGTGGGCTGGAAAACCGTCTTTGACCCTAACCGGCCCTTTGCTATTGACATGGCTGGATTTGCGATCAGCATCAAGCTGATTTTGGAGAAGCCTCAGGCCAGTTTCAAGCTGGAGGGAGTTAAAGGAGGCTACCAGGAAACCAGTCTGCTGAAGGATCTAGTGACTATGGATGGGCTGGAGCCCAAAGCAGCCAACTGCACAAAG GTGTTGGTCTGGCACACAAGAACTGAGAGACCCACTCTGGTTAACGAAGGCAAGCGTGGATTTACAGACCCCAGAGTAGAGGTGTAA
- the LOC141956546 gene encoding galactosylgalactosylxylosylprotein 3-beta-glucuronosyltransferase 1-like isoform X3, which translates to MLRRRNLLTTLLIALPWALLLTLWHQYPTTHYLSLLRKETDENVTSKALLNGTSALREEGLPSCIRQQQSIGATPKVIQNYVYSRPPPWSDTLPTIFVITPTYTRPVQKAELTRLANTFLHVQNLHWVVVEDSPRRTNLVSNLLEKAGLNFTHLNVETPKSLKLGLSWIPSHTPRGTLQRNLGLHWLRNSFSNTAPPEGVVYFADDDNTYSLELFEEMRYTRRVSVWPVAFVGGLRYESPKVSPAGKVVGWKTVFDPNRPFAIDMAGFAISIKLILEKPQASFKLEGVKGGYQETSLLKDLVTMDGLEPKAANCTKVLVWHTRTERPTLVNEGKRGFTDPRVEV; encoded by the exons ATGCTGAGGAGACGTAACCTTCTTACCACGCTCCTGATTGCCTTGCCATGGGCTCTTCTCCTAACCTTGTGGCACCAGTACCCAACCACCCACTACCTCAGCCTGCTGAGAA AAGAGACAGATGAGAACGTGACCTCTAAAGCTCTCCTCAATGGTACATCTGCACTGAGAGAAGAAGGCCTCCCATCATGCATTCGGCAGCAGCAAAGCATAGGGGCAACGCCTAAAGTCATACAGAATTATGTGTACTCCAGGCCTCCCCCATGGTCAGACACCCTGCCGACCATCTTCGTTATCACCCCTACCTACACCCGGCCAGTGCAAAAAGCTGAGCTGACCCGTCTGGCCAACACCTTCCTACACGTACAGAACCTGCACTGGGTGGTGGTGGAGGACTCGCCCCGCAGGACCAACCTGGTATCCAACCTGCTGGAGAAGGCAGGGCTCAACTTCACCCACCTCAATGTGGAGACACCCAAAAGTCTGAAGCTGGGGCTGTCCTGGATCCCATCCCACACCCCAAGGGGGACACTGCAGAGGAACCTGGGGCTGCACTGGCTAAGGAACAGCTTCAGCAACACTGCACCACCTGAAGGGGTAGTGTATTTTGCCGATGATGATAATACCTACAGCCTGGAGCTATTTGAAGAG ATGCGCTACACAAGGAGGGTGTCAGTCTGGCCAGTGGCTTTCGTTGGAGGGCTGCGATATGAATCCCCAAAAGTGAGCCCAGCAGGGAAGGTGGTGGGCTGGAAAACCGTCTTTGACCCTAACCGGCCCTTTGCTATTGACATGGCTGGATTTGCGATCAGCATCAAGCTGATTTTGGAGAAGCCTCAGGCCAGTTTCAAGCTGGAGGGAGTTAAAGGAGGCTACCAGGAAACCAGTCTGCTGAAGGATCTAGTGACTATGGATGGGCTGGAGCCCAAAGCAGCCAACTGCACAAAG GTGTTGGTCTGGCACACAAGAACTGAGAGACCCACTCTGGTTAACGAAGGCAAGCGTGGATTTACAGACCCCAGAGTAGAGGTGTAA